A single genomic interval of Bdellovibrio sp. ArHS harbors:
- a CDS encoding alpha/beta hydrolase gives MAQNRNWILLRGLARGVGHWGSFVEKMRTRFPNDNIELLDLPGNGTRHKEKSPLKIADYVKDLRAHSQFVKNGETFNILSVSLGAMITVEWMREFPHEVKKSYLFCTSSSAHSPFYHRFYPMNFLRASRLLTATGDEALWEKTILEMVTNSHERREAEILSLMAFTKNNPMSMENVFRQLVAASKYQFPKEVPGEVSLFGSHGDRLVSPQCTLRIGETWGLKPTMHPWAGHDIPIDDPHWVLEHLL, from the coding sequence ATGGCACAAAATAGAAATTGGATCTTATTGCGGGGCTTGGCTCGCGGAGTGGGACATTGGGGTTCGTTTGTTGAAAAAATGCGGACCAGATTTCCCAATGACAACATCGAACTGCTCGATTTGCCAGGCAATGGAACTCGTCACAAAGAAAAAAGCCCTCTCAAGATTGCGGACTACGTGAAAGATTTGCGGGCGCACTCGCAATTTGTGAAAAACGGAGAGACTTTTAATATTCTTTCTGTTTCGTTGGGGGCGATGATCACCGTCGAATGGATGCGTGAATTTCCTCACGAAGTAAAAAAATCTTATCTTTTTTGTACAAGTTCTTCGGCGCATTCTCCATTCTATCATCGTTTTTATCCGATGAATTTCCTGCGCGCGTCCCGGCTTTTGACAGCGACGGGTGATGAAGCTCTTTGGGAAAAGACGATTTTAGAGATGGTGACCAACAGTCACGAACGCCGCGAAGCTGAGATTCTGTCGCTGATGGCATTTACCAAAAACAATCCCATGAGTATGGAAAATGTCTTTCGCCAACTGGTCGCGGCTTCAAAATATCAGTTCCCTAAAGAAGTTCCTGGCGAGGTGTCTCTTTTTGGCAGCCACGGCGACCGCTTGGTGTCGCCACAATGCACTTTACGAATCGGTGAAACGTGGGGACTAAAACCCACAATGCACCCTTGGGCCGGCCACGACATCCCAATTGACGACCCGCATTGGGTGCTAGAACACTTACTCTAA
- a CDS encoding M14 family zinc carboxypeptidase produces the protein MNTLPEIQQIEKRIQDLGTSVRSEILAYSEADNVRFPIYKISFGSNHPQAPVLGFVGGVHGLERIGAQVCVALMNSLAELVTWDKTVQTTLQNIRVFFIPTVNPVGIYRKTRSNPHGVDLMRNAPVEGDNPARWVGGHRLSAKLPWYRGPVDQPMEIEAQALVQAVQNEIKDSPLAVTLDLHSGFGFQDRLWFPYAKTIKPFPDLPLAYSLKDLLERTYPHHFYRVEPQAQSYTTHGDLWDYIYDEHLKVASPEQKYLPLCLEMGSWMWVKKNPWQIFRSDGPFNPLKGHRHRRTLRRHNTLMEFLIRAVASPQAWAQMNGEWEKECAQKAQELWYGTK, from the coding sequence ATGAACACTCTTCCTGAAATTCAACAAATTGAAAAGCGAATCCAGGATTTGGGAACCTCGGTGCGATCGGAAATACTGGCATATAGCGAAGCCGATAATGTGCGGTTTCCGATCTATAAAATTTCTTTCGGTAGCAACCATCCGCAGGCGCCCGTCTTAGGTTTTGTGGGAGGCGTGCATGGGCTTGAGCGCATCGGTGCGCAAGTCTGTGTGGCCTTGATGAATTCTTTGGCCGAATTGGTGACCTGGGATAAAACAGTGCAGACCACGCTGCAAAACATTCGCGTCTTTTTCATTCCGACGGTGAATCCCGTAGGCATCTATCGCAAAACAAGGTCCAATCCCCACGGCGTCGATTTGATGCGCAATGCTCCCGTCGAGGGCGACAATCCAGCGCGCTGGGTGGGTGGGCATCGTTTGAGTGCAAAACTACCCTGGTATCGGGGGCCTGTCGATCAGCCGATGGAGATCGAGGCACAGGCTTTGGTGCAAGCCGTGCAGAACGAGATCAAAGACAGTCCGTTGGCGGTGACTTTGGACCTGCACTCGGGTTTTGGTTTTCAGGATAGGCTGTGGTTTCCTTATGCTAAAACCATAAAACCTTTCCCAGATCTTCCTTTAGCTTATTCTTTGAAGGATCTGCTGGAGCGGACCTATCCGCATCACTTTTATCGCGTGGAACCGCAAGCGCAAAGTTACACCACCCACGGCGATCTGTGGGATTATATTTACGACGAGCATTTGAAAGTCGCGTCACCTGAGCAGAAATATCTGCCGCTGTGTCTGGAGATGGGGTCGTGGATGTGGGTTAAAAAGAATCCATGGCAAATTTTTCGTTCAGACGGTCCCTTCAATCCTTTGAAAGGGCATCGCCATCGCCGCACGCTCCGTCGCCACAACACTTTGATGGAATTTTTAATTCGGGCTGTCGCGTCCCCGCAGGCTTGGGCGCAGATGAATGGCGAATGGGAAAAAGAGTGCGCGCAGAAAGCGCAGGAGCTTTGGTATGGCACAAAATAG
- a CDS encoding DUF1338 domain-containing protein produces the protein MMSLETLLQKMWIDYCELNPAAKRIHDILAAEGETVLNDHIALRTFNHPRLGIESLAQHFKKFGYVEKGDYTFVEKKLFAKHYQHPNEDMPKIFISELELEKVSPFIRETVNKLVEQLPDSLIQSETFPMCGRPWKVSYELYAQLAKESEYASWVAAYGFRPNHFTVNINKLKKFPDILALNDFIKSQGYTLNKSGGEVKGTPADYLEQSSTMASEIPVKFDDGSMHNIPGCYYEFAKRYPLADGKLYQGFVAKSADKIFESTNKAT, from the coding sequence ATGATGAGTCTAGAAACTCTGCTTCAAAAAATGTGGATCGACTATTGCGAACTCAACCCTGCCGCAAAACGCATTCATGACATCTTGGCTGCAGAAGGTGAAACTGTACTGAACGACCACATCGCTTTGCGAACATTCAATCATCCGCGTTTGGGAATTGAATCCCTGGCTCAACACTTCAAAAAATTCGGCTATGTTGAAAAAGGGGATTACACTTTTGTTGAAAAGAAGCTTTTTGCGAAACATTACCAACACCCCAATGAAGACATGCCAAAAATCTTCATCAGTGAACTAGAGCTTGAAAAAGTGTCTCCATTCATTCGCGAAACCGTCAACAAATTGGTCGAGCAATTACCTGATTCTTTAATCCAGAGTGAAACTTTTCCGATGTGTGGTCGTCCTTGGAAAGTCAGTTATGAATTGTACGCTCAGTTGGCCAAAGAAAGTGAATATGCTTCCTGGGTGGCCGCGTATGGTTTCCGCCCCAACCATTTCACCGTGAATATCAATAAGCTTAAAAAGTTTCCGGATATTTTGGCCCTGAACGATTTTATAAAAAGCCAAGGCTACACTCTGAACAAATCCGGCGGCGAGGTGAAAGGCACACCTGCGGATTACCTTGAGCAAAGCTCGACCATGGCGTCAGAAATTCCCGTCAAATTTGACGATGGCAGTATGCACAACATTCCCGGTTGTTATTATGAATTTGCCAAACGTTATCCTTTGGCTGATGGCAAGTTGTATCAAGGATTTGTCGCGAAGTCTGCTGACAAGATTTTTGAAAGTACGAATAAGGCCACTTAA
- a CDS encoding HD-GYP domain-containing protein, giving the protein MSSSWGDIPAWAYESAQALMQSLKAVDPATYAHCCRVGEMSRKLARDAGLNEYQQKLAEFAGLFHDIGKIGVPQSIIAKPGKLDDQEHLVMQSHPVLSEEIIKPLSRHTFFSEILPAIRGHHERVDGTGYPDKKRGDEVPLLARIILVVDTYDAMSETRAYRKGLPLEVVYAELKRCSGTQFDPQLVQTFLQAHKHWGQQESDRETFEKLIRGAA; this is encoded by the coding sequence ATGTCGTCTTCATGGGGAGACATTCCGGCGTGGGCTTACGAGTCGGCGCAGGCACTCATGCAATCATTGAAAGCCGTTGATCCGGCGACGTATGCGCACTGCTGTCGAGTCGGTGAGATGTCGCGTAAGTTGGCGCGCGATGCGGGTCTTAACGAATATCAGCAAAAGCTTGCCGAGTTCGCGGGTCTTTTTCACGACATTGGTAAAATCGGTGTTCCTCAAAGCATTATTGCGAAGCCGGGAAAGCTGGATGATCAAGAGCATTTGGTGATGCAAAGTCATCCGGTCTTAAGCGAAGAAATTATCAAGCCCCTTTCTCGACATACCTTCTTTTCAGAAATTCTGCCGGCGATTCGTGGCCATCACGAGCGGGTGGATGGTACCGGTTACCCCGATAAAAAGCGCGGTGACGAGGTGCCACTTTTAGCAAGGATCATTCTTGTTGTAGATACCTACGACGCGATGTCTGAAACGCGCGCCTATCGTAAAGGACTTCCTTTGGAAGTGGTGTATGCAGAGCTAAAACGATGTTCGGGAACTCAATTTGATCCCCAGTTGGTGCAGACTTTCCTGCAGGCCCACAAGCATTGGGGCCAGCAAGAATCGGACAGAGAAACTTTCGAAAAACTGATCCGCGGGGCCGCTTAG
- a CDS encoding ATP-binding protein yields MKPHPTAILIIIALIVSALLIQSLFVREALIDYIFDALCILMIICSFISLALCLLYFEVQGHVRKNIAALESKTRELQEQKGLALQSAKMSALGEMVAGMAHEINTPLAAIKMFLSEAIYELDHNKSDSTTVINYLHKSDMTIDRISKIIKGLKTFSRSGEADPFQTYSVQEAIEDAMILCGDRFNVDGVDLRWEIPAETITIECRPVEITQVLLNLMGNALDAVSKLEQKWIELNVSHTPDFVQMRVTDSGPGIDPLLLEKIFQPFFTTKDVGKGTGIGLSVSMGIARGHNGRLFIDPGHVNTSFVIEIPKRQGLRVEDLSLEGVI; encoded by the coding sequence ATGAAACCCCATCCCACAGCGATTCTTATTATTATCGCGCTGATAGTTTCGGCGTTACTGATTCAAAGTCTTTTTGTGAGAGAGGCTCTGATCGACTACATTTTTGACGCTCTTTGTATCTTAATGATCATCTGCTCATTTATTTCTTTGGCCTTATGCCTTCTCTATTTTGAAGTCCAGGGCCACGTCAGAAAAAACATTGCTGCTCTAGAAAGCAAAACTCGGGAACTTCAGGAGCAAAAAGGCCTAGCTCTGCAATCCGCGAAAATGTCCGCTCTTGGTGAAATGGTTGCCGGCATGGCTCATGAAATCAACACACCCTTGGCGGCAATTAAAATGTTTTTATCAGAGGCGATTTATGAACTCGACCATAACAAATCCGACTCAACCACTGTCATCAACTATCTTCACAAATCCGACATGACCATCGACCGCATTTCAAAAATCATCAAGGGTCTGAAGACCTTTTCCCGTTCTGGAGAGGCAGATCCATTTCAGACGTATTCCGTTCAGGAAGCGATTGAGGATGCCATGATTCTTTGTGGCGACCGTTTCAATGTCGATGGGGTCGATCTGCGCTGGGAAATTCCCGCGGAAACAATCACTATTGAATGTCGGCCGGTGGAAATTACTCAAGTTCTTTTGAATCTAATGGGAAATGCTTTGGACGCCGTCAGCAAGCTAGAGCAAAAATGGATCGAGCTCAATGTCTCACATACTCCAGACTTTGTACAAATGCGGGTGACCGATTCCGGTCCAGGAATAGACCCTTTGCTTTTGGAAAAAATATTTCAGCCGTTTTTTACCACGAAGGACGTAGGCAAGGGCACAGGTATTGGATTGAGCGTTTCCATGGGGATCGCCAGGGGGCATAACGGGCGCCTTTTTATTGATCCGGGACATGTGAACACGAGCTTTGTGATAGAGATCCCCAAAAGACAGGGACTGCGGGTCGAAGACCTTTCTTTAGAAGGTGTTATATGA
- a CDS encoding HD domain-containing phosphohydrolase, with protein MKKILLVEDDDFFRSAVKDFLNKSFEVHEAENGLHARNLLSENLDPDIILTDIKMPKMTGIELLEWVQLHKPSIPVILMTGFSEVLETKRAHDLGAKDFIPKPFKSAELLTKLNRLLSGTSPWKIDDGKDADFCSLPVEDFLSEKNTQYGIFVKVAADKYIKIAHHGGKIAEEKLRVFKEKGVHFLYVKQADFASIVGFTVNLSKVVNATDSVQDSKKLRFVKYTGGLIVQQAFVQGTDKALFNNAKDFLTSSVSVITDSDDAMTILEQLNDHNDYLYSHSLGVSMYAVMIAKKMSINSPQTLFKLAMAGLFHNIGFKELPQDVLQKSRFKLTKEERMLIESHPARGKEILESIKGIPTDVIHMTYEHHEDLMGTGYPRRIDKRKIHPLTRIISTADAFCCLTLKNPDNEAPLDGSSAVSRLRETKQSLLDPDCLKSLTALFPLKKVA; from the coding sequence ATGAAAAAGATTCTTTTGGTTGAGGATGATGACTTCTTTCGGTCGGCCGTGAAAGACTTTTTGAACAAATCTTTCGAGGTGCACGAAGCAGAAAACGGACTTCATGCCCGCAACCTTCTTTCTGAAAATTTAGATCCCGACATTATTCTTACGGATATAAAAATGCCCAAGATGACCGGCATCGAATTATTGGAATGGGTGCAACTCCATAAGCCCTCAATTCCCGTAATTCTTATGACAGGATTTTCCGAGGTTCTGGAGACAAAGCGAGCTCACGACCTGGGTGCCAAAGACTTCATCCCGAAACCTTTCAAATCGGCCGAGCTTCTAACAAAGCTCAATCGCCTCTTAAGCGGCACCTCGCCGTGGAAAATCGATGATGGAAAAGACGCCGACTTTTGTTCACTACCCGTTGAAGACTTTCTGAGCGAAAAAAACACTCAGTACGGCATTTTTGTGAAGGTAGCCGCAGATAAATATATTAAAATCGCTCATCATGGAGGCAAGATCGCGGAAGAAAAACTGCGCGTCTTTAAAGAAAAAGGCGTGCACTTTCTTTACGTAAAACAGGCGGACTTTGCGAGCATTGTCGGTTTCACAGTGAACCTTTCTAAAGTCGTCAATGCCACTGACAGTGTTCAAGATTCCAAAAAATTACGCTTTGTGAAATACACCGGCGGATTGATTGTGCAACAAGCCTTCGTTCAGGGGACGGACAAGGCTCTTTTTAACAATGCCAAAGATTTTTTAACCTCAAGTGTATCCGTCATCACGGATTCAGATGACGCCATGACAATTCTGGAACAACTGAACGATCACAATGATTATCTTTACTCTCACAGCTTGGGTGTCAGTATGTATGCCGTGATGATCGCAAAAAAAATGTCCATCAATTCCCCACAAACTCTTTTTAAACTCGCCATGGCAGGTCTGTTTCACAACATCGGCTTTAAAGAGCTTCCTCAAGACGTCTTGCAAAAAAGTCGCTTCAAGCTGACAAAAGAAGAACGCATGTTGATCGAATCCCACCCGGCACGGGGCAAAGAAATTCTGGAGTCCATTAAAGGCATCCCGACGGACGTGATTCACATGACTTACGAACATCATGAGGATTTAATGGGAACGGGGTATCCCCGACGTATTGATAAAAGGAAAATTCATCCCCTGACACGAATCATCTCGACGGCGGATGCGTTTTGCTGCCTGACGCTAAAAAATCCTGACAATGAGGCCCCTTTGGACGGAAGCTCTGCCGTGTCCCGTTTGCGGGAAACCAAACAGAGTCTGCTGGATCCCGATTGCTTAAAAAGCCTTACTGCGTTGTTTCCCTTGAAGAAGGTGGCATAA